One stretch of Cottoperca gobio chromosome 18, fCotGob3.1, whole genome shotgun sequence DNA includes these proteins:
- the agfg2 gene encoding arf-GAP domain and FG repeat-containing protein 2 isoform X2: MSNRKHRDNQEICARKVRELAQSGVNKHCFECNQPGVTYTDITVGSFVCTSCSGMLRGLNPPHRVKSISMTTFSQQEVEFLQNHGNEVGRRTWLCVFDPKTEGCSDMKDSQKFKEFLQDKYEKKKWHFSKSKNRRDVEGPWSPGVQAVPPSHGPLASQVPSHNLPPNARSTRPMTQSQLPSWDRAPVISPADMRADVFTARPSRSQSFRDPTLKDPTMCGIERQRPGSLSSVLGAQSHVPSFPALPRPSASSSFKNHFTLGRTVSASGTTGPFRAFPKSLSVDFGGLNHPQQQSLPHSMSQQQPGSAGQTTAPVGSSNDRYAAVSHLDSVTAPPGGPPQYNAIFGNRLSSSSTPASSPGVDTVSSSQTFANFPNPFSSSSSSSSASQQPVALSPSNPFSNSSGGDSGEFVTSPTSVFPPSASYPALNSQNALHHESASNQEANGFASFPAPDSQPKVPRPMSVNPFTGNVYASRGTSRNPFI, encoded by the exons ATGTCGAACCGAAAGCACCGGGACAACCAGGAGATCTGCGCCCGCAAGGTCCGGGAGCTGGCCCAGTCTGGAGTAAACAAACACTGCTTCGAGTGCAACCAGCCCGGGGTGACTTACACCGACATCACGGTGGGCAGCTTCGTCTGCACGTCGTGCTCCGGAATGCT GAGAGGCCTCAACCCTCCCCATCGAGTCAAGTCTATCTCCATGACAACCTTCTCCCAACAGGAAGTAGAATTCCTCCAAAATCATGGCAATGAG GTTGGGAGGAGGACTTGGCTGTGCGTGTTTGACCCAAAGACGGAAGGCTGCTCCGACATGAAGGACTCTCAGAAGTTCAAAGAGTTCCTGCAGGACAAAtatgagaagaagaaatg GCATTTTTCCAAAAGTAAGAACCGGAGAGATGTCGAGGGTCCTTGGAGCCCGGGGGTCCAGGCAGTGCCCCCTTCCCATGGTCCCTTAGCGAGCCAGGTCCCCTCCCATAACCTGCCCCCTAACGCCAGGTCTACAAGGCCAATG ACTCAGTCACAGCTGCCGTCATGGGATCGAGCTCCCGTCATCTCGCCTGCCGACATGCGGGCGGATGTGTTCACCGCTCGGCCATCGCGCTCCCAGAGCTTCAGAGACCCTACTCTGAAAG ATCCCACCATGTGCGGGATAGAAAGACAGCGGCCGGGCTCCCTGTCGTCGGTGCTGGGAGCTCAAAGCCACGTCCCCTCCTTCCCCGCCCTCCCGCGGCCCTCAG CCAGTAGCTCGTTCAAAAACCACTTCACTTTAG GTCGTACAGTATCAGCCTCGGGGACCACGGGGCCCTTCAGGGCCTTCCCCAAGTCTCTCAGCGTCGACTTTGGTGGTCTGAACCATCCTCAGCAGCAGTCTCTTCCCCATTCTATGTCCCAACAGCAGCCTGGAAGCGCCGGCCAGACGACAGCGCCAGTCGGCAGCTCCAATGACAGATACGCTGCGGTGTCGCATCTGGACAGCGTCACAG CGCCACCCGGTGGTCCTCCGCAGTACAACGCCATCTTCGGCAACAGGCTTTCCTCCAGCTCTACTCCTGCCAG CTCCCCCGGCGTCGATACAGTCTCCAGCTCCCAAACCTTTGCAA ATTTCCCAAACCCattcagctccagctccagctccagctccgcTTCCCAGCAGCCCGTTGCTCTCTCCCCCAGTAACCCCTTCAGCAACTCATCAGGAG GTGACTCCGGTGAGTTTGTCACCTCGCCCACCTCCGTCTTTCCTCCGTCCGCCTCCTACCCAGCACTCAACAGTCAGAATGCATTGCATCATGAGTCAGCCAGCAACCAGGAAGCCAATG gtttcGCCTCCTTCCCTGCCCCCGACTCTCAGCCCAAAGTCCCTCGGCCGATGTCGGTGAACCCGTTTACG GGGAATGTTTACGCCAGTAGAGGGACGTCACGAAACCCTTTCatctga
- the agfg2 gene encoding arf-GAP domain and FG repeat-containing protein 2 isoform X1, translating into MSNRKHRDNQEICARKVRELAQSGVNKHCFECNQPGVTYTDITVGSFVCTSCSGMLFLNDRALVGHFPALRRGLNPPHRVKSISMTTFSQQEVEFLQNHGNEVGRRTWLCVFDPKTEGCSDMKDSQKFKEFLQDKYEKKKWHFSKSKNRRDVEGPWSPGVQAVPPSHGPLASQVPSHNLPPNARSTRPMTQSQLPSWDRAPVISPADMRADVFTARPSRSQSFRDPTLKDPTMCGIERQRPGSLSSVLGAQSHVPSFPALPRPSGRTVSASGTTGPFRAFPKSLSVDFGGLNHPQQQSLPHSMSQQQPGSAGQTTAPVGSSNDRYAAVSHLDSVTAPPGGPPQYNAIFGNRLSSSSTPASSPGVDTVSSSQTFANFPNPFSSSSSSSSASQQPVALSPSNPFSNSSGGDSGEFVTSPTSVFPPSASYPALNSQNALHHESASNQEANGFASFPAPDSQPKVPRPMSVNPFTGNVYASRGTSRNPFI; encoded by the exons ATGTCGAACCGAAAGCACCGGGACAACCAGGAGATCTGCGCCCGCAAGGTCCGGGAGCTGGCCCAGTCTGGAGTAAACAAACACTGCTTCGAGTGCAACCAGCCCGGGGTGACTTACACCGACATCACGGTGGGCAGCTTCGTCTGCACGTCGTGCTCCGGAATGCT CTTCTTAAACGACAGAGCGCTAGTTGGTCATTTTCCAGCTCTGAG GAGAGGCCTCAACCCTCCCCATCGAGTCAAGTCTATCTCCATGACAACCTTCTCCCAACAGGAAGTAGAATTCCTCCAAAATCATGGCAATGAG GTTGGGAGGAGGACTTGGCTGTGCGTGTTTGACCCAAAGACGGAAGGCTGCTCCGACATGAAGGACTCTCAGAAGTTCAAAGAGTTCCTGCAGGACAAAtatgagaagaagaaatg GCATTTTTCCAAAAGTAAGAACCGGAGAGATGTCGAGGGTCCTTGGAGCCCGGGGGTCCAGGCAGTGCCCCCTTCCCATGGTCCCTTAGCGAGCCAGGTCCCCTCCCATAACCTGCCCCCTAACGCCAGGTCTACAAGGCCAATG ACTCAGTCACAGCTGCCGTCATGGGATCGAGCTCCCGTCATCTCGCCTGCCGACATGCGGGCGGATGTGTTCACCGCTCGGCCATCGCGCTCCCAGAGCTTCAGAGACCCTACTCTGAAAG ATCCCACCATGTGCGGGATAGAAAGACAGCGGCCGGGCTCCCTGTCGTCGGTGCTGGGAGCTCAAAGCCACGTCCCCTCCTTCCCCGCCCTCCCGCGGCCCTCAG GTCGTACAGTATCAGCCTCGGGGACCACGGGGCCCTTCAGGGCCTTCCCCAAGTCTCTCAGCGTCGACTTTGGTGGTCTGAACCATCCTCAGCAGCAGTCTCTTCCCCATTCTATGTCCCAACAGCAGCCTGGAAGCGCCGGCCAGACGACAGCGCCAGTCGGCAGCTCCAATGACAGATACGCTGCGGTGTCGCATCTGGACAGCGTCACAG CGCCACCCGGTGGTCCTCCGCAGTACAACGCCATCTTCGGCAACAGGCTTTCCTCCAGCTCTACTCCTGCCAG CTCCCCCGGCGTCGATACAGTCTCCAGCTCCCAAACCTTTGCAA ATTTCCCAAACCCattcagctccagctccagctccagctccgcTTCCCAGCAGCCCGTTGCTCTCTCCCCCAGTAACCCCTTCAGCAACTCATCAGGAG GTGACTCCGGTGAGTTTGTCACCTCGCCCACCTCCGTCTTTCCTCCGTCCGCCTCCTACCCAGCACTCAACAGTCAGAATGCATTGCATCATGAGTCAGCCAGCAACCAGGAAGCCAATG gtttcGCCTCCTTCCCTGCCCCCGACTCTCAGCCCAAAGTCCCTCGGCCGATGTCGGTGAACCCGTTTACG GGGAATGTTTACGCCAGTAGAGGGACGTCACGAAACCCTTTCatctga